A genomic stretch from Amycolatopsis sp. 195334CR includes:
- a CDS encoding SDR family NAD(P)-dependent oxidoreductase produces MLLANKTAVVYGAGGALGRAVARAFAEDGATVYLAGRTAAPLEAVAAEITGAGGTAHTAVVDALDERAVDDHLDAVAAEAGRIDVSFNLISHGDVHGVPLLDISAEDFARPIEIATVGNFHTMRSAARRMVKQQSGVILTLTSPPAKLVGPLMGGTAVAEAAVETFTRCLAAEVGLHGVRVLGLRSEGIPGAWAEDWHTNVFDTPVEATDGLDPEGHANVLAERTMLQRTPTVAEMTAVAVFLASDRAAAMTGTITNMTCGSVPD; encoded by the coding sequence ATGTTGCTTGCGAACAAAACCGCCGTCGTCTACGGCGCCGGTGGCGCCCTCGGCCGGGCGGTCGCCCGCGCCTTCGCCGAGGACGGCGCCACGGTGTACCTCGCGGGACGCACCGCGGCCCCGCTCGAAGCGGTCGCGGCCGAGATCACCGGGGCCGGCGGCACCGCGCACACGGCCGTGGTCGACGCGCTGGACGAGCGGGCGGTGGACGACCACCTCGACGCCGTCGCCGCCGAGGCCGGGCGGATCGACGTGTCCTTCAACCTCATCTCGCACGGTGACGTGCACGGGGTGCCGCTGCTCGACATCAGCGCCGAGGACTTCGCCCGGCCGATCGAGATCGCGACGGTGGGAAACTTCCACACCATGCGCTCGGCCGCGCGCCGCATGGTCAAGCAGCAGTCCGGGGTCATCCTCACGCTGACCTCGCCCCCGGCCAAGCTGGTCGGCCCGCTGATGGGCGGCACGGCGGTGGCCGAGGCGGCGGTGGAGACCTTCACCCGGTGCCTCGCCGCGGAAGTCGGCCTCCACGGGGTGCGCGTGCTCGGGCTGCGCTCCGAGGGCATTCCCGGGGCCTGGGCGGAGGACTGGCACACCAACGTCTTCGACACCCCGGTCGAAGCCACCGACGGGCTCGACCCGGAGGGCCACGCGAACGTGCTGGCGGAGCGGACCATGCTGCAGCGCACGCCGACCGTGGCCGAAATGACCGCGGTGGCGGTTTTCCTCGCGTCGGATCGTGCGGCCGCGATGACCGGCACGATCACGAACATGACCTGCGGCTCGGTGCCCGACTGA
- a CDS encoding helix-turn-helix domain-containing protein yields the protein MDTLELLVHPVRLRLVHALTGDRALTTAELCDRAPDVSKATVYRHVGLLADAGVLEVDGEQRVRGAVERRYRLNRERAVIDAVVSPDEHRRGFGVAMTILIAEFNAYLDRENADPAEDLVGYRQHALWLDPAELAALIEGLREAIVPHLRNEPAPGRAQYLLSPILFPTEKPENDDGR from the coding sequence GTGGACACCTTGGAACTGCTGGTGCACCCGGTCCGGCTGCGCCTCGTGCACGCCCTCACCGGCGATCGCGCGCTGACCACCGCCGAGCTGTGCGATCGCGCGCCCGACGTCTCGAAAGCCACCGTCTACCGCCACGTCGGCCTGCTCGCCGACGCCGGAGTGCTCGAAGTGGACGGTGAACAGCGGGTCCGCGGCGCCGTCGAGCGGCGGTACCGGCTCAACCGCGAGCGCGCGGTGATCGACGCCGTGGTCTCCCCCGACGAGCACCGGCGGGGGTTCGGCGTCGCGATGACCATCCTGATCGCGGAGTTCAACGCCTACCTCGACCGGGAGAACGCCGACCCGGCCGAGGACCTCGTCGGCTACCGCCAGCACGCGCTCTGGCTCGACCCGGCCGAACTCGCCGCGCTGATCGAGGGCCTGCGCGAGGCGATCGTGCCGCACCTGCGCAACGAACCAGCCCCCGGCCGCGCGCAGTACCTGCTCAGCCCGATCCTCTTCCCCACCGAGAAGCCGGAAAACGACGATGGACGCTGA
- a CDS encoding alpha/beta hydrolase encodes MTDEAGKPPLGRRYEINGKRLALYRDGEGGPAVVFLPGAGLVGLEFLNLRERAAELTTSVLYDRGGTGWSDATELPRSAEAVAVELRELLRAAEIPAPYVLAGHSLGAFYARRYAQLFPGDVAGLLLLDPGHEDIYDYLPAEAAALNEQMSADVPEVTAEQLEQSRVALAELYAAWPDSVLGPLIENRLALWRTGLDETANFESELYGELRAGGALPDVPLIVYTAMGRNPYWAQFVSGDLERRLHEGLHSMHAALAASVPRGVHRTLDDASHQYLHVGHTDELATAIGELVGNSRRRGSGAGIDNLGE; translated from the coding sequence GTGACGGACGAAGCCGGAAAGCCGCCGCTCGGGCGGCGCTACGAGATCAACGGGAAGCGGCTGGCCCTGTACCGGGACGGCGAGGGCGGGCCCGCGGTGGTGTTCCTCCCGGGCGCGGGACTGGTGGGGCTGGAGTTCCTGAACCTGCGCGAACGTGCCGCCGAGCTGACCACGAGCGTGCTCTACGACCGCGGTGGCACCGGCTGGAGCGACGCGACGGAACTGCCGCGCAGTGCCGAGGCGGTCGCGGTGGAACTGCGCGAACTCCTGCGGGCCGCGGAAATCCCGGCGCCGTACGTGCTGGCCGGCCATTCGCTGGGCGCGTTCTACGCCCGCCGGTACGCGCAGTTGTTCCCCGGCGACGTGGCGGGCCTGCTCCTGCTCGATCCCGGCCACGAGGACATCTACGACTACCTGCCCGCCGAGGCGGCGGCGTTGAACGAGCAGATGTCCGCCGACGTGCCCGAAGTGACCGCGGAGCAACTGGAACAGTCGCGGGTCGCGCTCGCCGAGTTGTACGCCGCCTGGCCGGATTCCGTGCTGGGGCCGCTGATCGAGAACAGGCTGGCGCTCTGGCGGACCGGCCTGGACGAGACGGCCAATTTCGAAAGCGAGCTGTACGGCGAACTCCGGGCCGGCGGCGCGCTGCCCGACGTGCCGCTGATCGTGTACACCGCGATGGGCCGCAACCCGTACTGGGCGCAGTTCGTTTCCGGTGACCTCGAACGGCGGTTGCACGAGGGCCTGCACTCGATGCACGCCGCGCTCGCCGCGTCGGTGCCGCGGGGGGTGCACCGGACGCTCGACGACGCGTCGCACCAGTACCTCCACGTGGGGCACACCGACGAGCTGGCCACCGCGATCGGGGAACTGGTCGGCAATTCCAGGAGAAGAGGATCCGGGGCAGGAATTGATAATCTCGGTGAATGA
- a CDS encoding TylF/MycF/NovP-related O-methyltransferase: MTAWYESQRFLRKLRRFSAGASAGAEHAEHLELFRRFSPYSLITEDLFCDNLALVRERLRDLDGAVVECGTWKGGMAAAMMQLGGPGRSYHFYDSFEGGLPQATPTDGEDAMTWQAATDDPLYFDNLRTRAEDFRALVGEAGFPAVHVHEGWFEDTVPRYDGEPIAVLRLDGDWYDSTMVCLDHLYPHVKADGIIILDDYDAWDGCSRAVHDYLSRTKSTARLRRFGDTGITLLHKVDD; this comes from the coding sequence ATGACAGCATGGTATGAATCGCAGCGATTTCTCCGCAAACTCCGGCGATTCTCCGCCGGGGCGTCGGCCGGGGCCGAACACGCCGAGCACCTCGAACTGTTCCGCCGGTTCTCCCCGTACAGCCTGATCACCGAAGACCTTTTCTGCGACAACCTGGCACTGGTCCGGGAACGGCTGCGCGACCTCGACGGCGCCGTGGTCGAATGCGGGACGTGGAAGGGCGGCATGGCCGCGGCCATGATGCAGCTCGGCGGGCCAGGGCGCTCCTACCACTTCTACGACTCCTTCGAAGGCGGGCTGCCGCAGGCCACCCCCACCGACGGGGAGGACGCGATGACCTGGCAGGCCGCCACCGACGACCCGCTGTACTTCGACAACCTGCGCACCCGGGCGGAGGATTTCCGGGCGCTGGTGGGCGAAGCGGGCTTCCCGGCGGTGCACGTCCACGAAGGCTGGTTCGAGGACACCGTGCCGCGCTACGACGGCGAGCCGATCGCCGTGCTGCGGCTCGACGGCGACTGGTACGACTCGACCATGGTCTGCCTGGACCACCTCTACCCGCACGTGAAGGCCGACGGCATCATCATCCTCGACGACTACGACGCCTGGGACGGCTGCAGCCGCGCGGTGCACGATTACCTTTCCCGGACGAAATCCACCGCGCGCCTGCGCCGGTTCGGCGACACCGGGATCACCCTGCTGCACAAAGTGGACGACTGA